In a single window of the Pseudomonas sp. B21-015 genome:
- a CDS encoding chemotaxis protein CheV, protein MSSNKARADSLSLLLFTLRSGKLMAINLLKVSEIIPCPPLTKLPESHPHVKGIATLRGASLSVIDLSRAIGERPLEDPNGGCLIVTDVSRSKQGLHVQAVSKIVHCLTTDIRPPPFGSGGVRSYITGVTSVDGTLVQVLDIEKVIHGIAPAQIEMTPTELSMEEAEVLGNARILVVDDSQVALQQSVHTLRNLGLQCHTARSAKEAIDCLLDLQGTAQQINLIVSDIEMSEMDGYAFTRTLRETPDFSHLYVLLHTSLDSAMNSEKARLAGANGVLTKFSSPELTRCLIEAARAVAEQGH, encoded by the coding sequence ATGTCTTCCAATAAAGCCCGCGCAGACTCACTTTCGCTTCTGCTGTTTACCTTGCGCAGCGGCAAGCTGATGGCGATCAACCTGCTGAAAGTCAGCGAAATCATCCCCTGCCCGCCGCTGACCAAGCTGCCGGAGTCGCACCCCCACGTCAAAGGCATCGCCACCCTGCGCGGCGCGTCGCTGTCGGTGATCGACCTGAGCCGCGCCATCGGCGAGCGCCCCCTGGAAGACCCCAACGGTGGCTGCCTGATCGTCACCGACGTCAGCCGCTCCAAGCAGGGCCTGCACGTTCAGGCGGTGAGCAAAATCGTCCACTGTCTGACCACCGACATCCGCCCGCCACCCTTCGGCTCCGGCGGTGTGCGCTCGTACATCACCGGCGTGACTTCGGTGGATGGCACTCTGGTGCAAGTGCTGGACATCGAAAAGGTCATCCACGGCATCGCGCCGGCGCAGATCGAAATGACCCCGACCGAACTGAGCATGGAAGAGGCTGAAGTCCTGGGCAATGCGCGGATTCTGGTGGTCGATGACAGCCAGGTCGCCCTGCAACAATCGGTGCACACCCTGCGCAACCTCGGCCTGCAATGCCACACTGCCCGCAGTGCCAAGGAAGCCATCGATTGCCTGCTGGACCTGCAAGGCACCGCCCAGCAGATCAACCTGATCGTCTCGGACATCGAAATGTCGGAGATGGACGGTTACGCCTTCACTCGCACATTGCGGGAAACTCCGGACTTCTCACACCTCTATGTACTGCTGCACACGTCGCTGGACAGCGCGATGAACAGCGAGAAGGCTCGACTGGCCGGGGCCAACGGGGTGCTGACCAAGTTCTCCTCGCCGGAACTGACCAGGTGCCTGATCGAGGCGGCCAGGGCCGTCGCCGAACAAGGTCACTGA